In Actinoplanes derwentensis, the following proteins share a genomic window:
- a CDS encoding YqgE/AlgH family protein, whose amino-acid sequence MTGQLLVATPTLKDPNFDRTVVLLVAHETGGALGVVLNRATEVPVAEVLGTWGELAGDPAVLFEGGPVQPESAICLARTRPDVKKRLSGFHPVSGALGTLDLSADPERLRESVAGIRVFAGYSGWSAGQLEEEIAAGSWFVFDALPGDPFVERPDDLWAMVLRRQGDILAAVAHFPPDVSLN is encoded by the coding sequence ATGACCGGTCAGCTGCTCGTCGCCACGCCCACCCTCAAGGACCCCAACTTCGACCGGACGGTCGTGCTGCTGGTGGCCCATGAGACCGGTGGCGCGCTGGGGGTCGTGCTCAACCGCGCGACCGAGGTCCCGGTGGCTGAGGTCCTCGGCACCTGGGGCGAGCTGGCCGGTGACCCCGCGGTGCTGTTCGAGGGTGGCCCGGTGCAGCCCGAGTCGGCTATCTGCCTGGCCCGCACCCGTCCCGACGTGAAGAAACGGCTCTCCGGGTTCCATCCGGTCAGCGGCGCGCTCGGCACCCTCGACCTCTCCGCCGACCCCGAGCGTCTGCGGGAGAGCGTCGCCGGCATCCGCGTCTTCGCCGGCTACTCGGGCTGGTCCGCCGGCCAGCTGGAGGAGGAGATCGCCGCCGGCTCCTGGTTCGTCTTCGACGCCCTGCCCGGCGACCCCTTCGTGGAGCGCCCCGACGACCTGTGGGCCATGGTCCTGCGCCGCCAGGGCGACATCCTGGCGGCCGTCGCCCACTTCCCTCCGGATGTCTCCCTCAACTGA
- a CDS encoding S-methyl-5'-thioadenosine phosphorylase — translation MNPPPTAAEIGVIGGSGLYALLDNATEHEIDTPFGPPSDRITVAEVGGRRVAFLPRHGRDHRFPPHLIPYRANLWALRSLGVRQIVAPCAVGGLRPELGPGTFVVPDQLIDRTSGRVQTFYDEGAVHVSFADPYCPVGRATVLDSAAGVNAVDGGTMVVVEGPRFSTRAESRWFTSIGGTIVNMTGHPEAVLARELALCYTAIALVTDLDAGVEGDHGVTQDEVFQVFADNTARLRDVLLDAVAKLPSERSCSCKDTLTGIKLPFALP, via the coding sequence ATGAACCCGCCACCTACGGCAGCAGAGATCGGCGTCATCGGCGGATCGGGGCTGTACGCGCTTCTCGACAACGCCACCGAGCATGAGATCGACACACCGTTCGGGCCGCCGTCGGACCGGATCACGGTGGCCGAGGTGGGTGGCCGCCGGGTGGCGTTCCTGCCCCGGCACGGGCGTGACCACCGGTTCCCGCCGCACCTGATCCCGTACCGCGCGAACCTGTGGGCTCTACGTTCGCTGGGTGTGCGGCAGATCGTCGCCCCGTGCGCGGTGGGCGGGTTGCGGCCGGAGTTGGGGCCGGGCACGTTCGTGGTGCCGGACCAGTTGATCGACCGGACGAGTGGCCGGGTGCAGACCTTCTACGACGAGGGCGCGGTGCACGTGTCGTTCGCCGATCCGTACTGCCCGGTGGGCCGTGCGACGGTGCTGGATTCCGCCGCCGGGGTGAACGCGGTGGACGGCGGCACGATGGTCGTGGTGGAGGGCCCGCGGTTCTCGACTCGCGCCGAGTCGCGCTGGTTCACCTCGATCGGCGGCACGATCGTCAACATGACCGGTCATCCGGAAGCGGTGCTGGCCCGCGAGCTGGCTCTCTGTTACACGGCGATCGCGCTGGTGACCGATCTGGACGCCGGAGTGGAGGGTGACCACGGAGTCACGCAGGATGAGGTCTTCCAGGTTTTCGCCGACAATACGGCGCGGCTCCGTGACGTTCTGCTCGATGCGGTGGCCAAATTGCCGTCCGAGCGCTCCTGCTCTTGCAAGGACACCCTGACAGGCATCAAACTGCCTTTCGCGCTTCCCTGA